One window of Futiania mangrovi genomic DNA carries:
- a CDS encoding nitroreductase, with amino-acid sequence MSVRAKGFPVPPEADVAESVDDAIASRRSVRAFLPTPVPRDLVEHILEVSARAPSGTNTQPWKVYAVAGAPQKALIADLLAAHDDPAQQAKREYEYYPTQWFEPYLGRRRKVGWDMYGLLGIAKGDKAAMHRQHGENYTFFGAPAGLFFTVDRRLETGSWLDCGMFIENVMIAARGHGLHTCPQAALANFPAIVRRHLSIPEDEIVICGMALGYEDKSARINELTTEREPVSGFARFLGW; translated from the coding sequence ATGAGCGTGCGCGCGAAGGGCTTTCCCGTGCCGCCCGAGGCCGACGTGGCGGAAAGCGTCGACGACGCCATCGCCAGCCGCCGGTCGGTCCGCGCCTTCCTGCCGACGCCCGTGCCGCGTGACCTGGTCGAGCATATCCTGGAGGTCTCGGCGCGCGCGCCCAGCGGCACCAACACGCAGCCCTGGAAGGTCTATGCGGTCGCGGGCGCGCCGCAGAAGGCGCTGATCGCCGATCTGCTCGCCGCCCACGACGACCCGGCGCAGCAGGCGAAGCGCGAGTACGAATACTATCCGACGCAATGGTTCGAGCCCTATCTCGGCCGGCGCCGCAAGGTCGGCTGGGACATGTACGGCCTGCTCGGCATTGCCAAGGGCGACAAGGCGGCAATGCACCGCCAGCACGGGGAGAACTACACCTTCTTCGGTGCGCCGGCGGGCCTGTTCTTCACCGTCGACCGGCGGCTGGAGACGGGAAGCTGGCTCGACTGCGGCATGTTCATCGAGAACGTGATGATCGCGGCGCGAGGCCACGGGCTGCACACCTGTCCGCAGGCCGCGCTCGCGAACTTCCCGGCCATCGTGCGCCGCCATCTCTCCATCCCGGAGGACGAGATCGTCATCTGCGGCATGGCCCTGGGCTACGAGGACAAGTCCGCGCGCATCAACGAACTCACGACAGAGCGGGAGCCCGTGTCCGGCTTCGCCCGCTTTTTGGGCTGGTAG